ACATCCGCCGGACTTACCTAACTGTGTGAATATCTCGCATGGGCCGTGTTCATCTTCATTAATTGTTACGTACATATTCCCGCAACCCGTACGCATTTTCATGGTGTACCCGTGAGTCATCTTCGGACGTAACCGCGGTTTCCGTACAGTTTTACCGTCTTCAGTTTTACCTGCACCTTTTTTTATGTCCGCTTGTTTTTGCCCAACGTTAAGAACCTGTACATCACGGCTGCCGTCACGGTAGACCGTCACGCCTTTACATCCGAGCTTATAGGCTAACCTATAAACTTTTTCGATATCATCCTTTTTCGCAGAGTTCGCAAAATTAACTGTTTTAGATACCGCGTTATCCGTAAACTTCTGGAATGCAGCCTGCATACGCACATGCGCATCCGGTGTTATATCCATAGCAGTCTTATAAACTTTTCTGATATTCATTGGGATCTCGTCCATGTTCTGGATAGAACCGGTCTTAGCAATTTTTTCGATTAACTCCTTCGAATATATCCCCGCGTCCTTCAACGCTTTCGCAAAGTACGGGTTTATTTCAAACAACTCGTCATTATCCAATACATTCGCACGGGTATAGATCAGCGCAAATATTGGTTCAATCCCGCTTGATGCTCCGGCAATTATACCGATTGTCCCTGTCGGTGCGATGGTGGTAAGCGTAGCGTTACGCCGTACCGGCCCGGAAGAGTAAACACTACGCGAAAAATTGGGGAACGGCCCGCGCCGTTTTGCAAGTTCCTGCGATTCTTTCTCCGCTTCCGTCCGCACATATGACATCACACGTTCCGCGGTTTCCAGCGCTTCATCAGAATCATACGGGATTTCCAGCTGGAATAATAAATCAGCAAAACCCATCACCCCAAGCCCTATCTTACGGTTTGTGCGGGTCATCTGCCCGATACGTTCAAGCGGATAGTGGTTGACATCAATGACATTATCAAGGAAATGTACTGCTATACGGGTAAGTTTCCCAAGTTTTTCCCAGTTAATATCCGCCTTACCTCCGCGGGTATGAGTGATTATACGCTGCAGGTTAATTGAACCCAGATTACATGATTCATAGGGTAATAACGGCTGTTCCCCGCATGGATTAGTAGATTCAATCTCACCGAGGAACGGTGTGGGGTTTGAACGGTTTATACGGTCAAGAAAGATAACCCCGGGTTCACCGTTTTCCCATGCATTCTGCACAATTTTATCGAACACTTCCCGCGCTTTAAGTTTTTTAACAATTTTACCGGAGTTCGGGTTGACCAGCATATACTCACCGTCGCTCTCCACCTGCCGCATAAAATCTTCGGTGATAGCTATGGAAATATTAAAATTATTAATTGCCAATTCTTCTTTTTTACAATCTATAAAGTTCATTACATCAGGATGATCAACTCTCAGAATACCCATATTCGCCCCGCGCCGCGTACCGCCCTGTTTCACAGCTTCCGTCGCTGCGTTAAATACTTTCATAAACGAAATCGGCCCTGAGGAAACACCATGGGTAGAGGAAACATTATCTCCTGACGGGCGTAACCGCGAGAACGAAAACCCTGTCCCGCCGCCGGATTTATGGATTAACGCCGTATTTTTTACTGTTTCAAATATTGACTCCATTGAATCTTCTATAGGCAACACAAAACATGCGGATAACTGCTGAAGTTTCGCTCCGGCGTTCATTAATGTCGGTGAGTTCGGCAGGAATTCAAGTGCTGCAATGCTCTGATAAAACTCTTCCTCAGTTTGTTTTGCGGACTCGCCATAAAGTTCATCCGCAGCCGCAATGTTGTGCGCTACACGCCGGAAAAGTTCTTCCGGTGTTTCTTTTACTTTACCGTTTTCGTCGCGTTGTAAATACCGTTTTTCCAATACTTTCAACGCGTTGGGGGTTAACAGATGCTTCGTTTCAGTTGCCATTTTTTTCTCCTAATATCTTTTCAATACAATAAATTACTTTAATTACTTACCCGCTGCGGTAGTTTCTTTTTCTTTCTCTTTTTCCTTATCCTTAACCTTTTCGAGCTTCAACGCCTGTTTTATCTTAGTGATTTCATCCAAGAATTCGTCAATGGTATCATAATTACGGTAAACCGATGCGAACCGTATATAAGCAACTTCATCAACTGCGCGGAGTTTATCCAAAACTTTTCTTCCTATAATATTACTCTTAACTTCCATTAAGTACGTCTTCCCGATTTCATACTCGATCTCACTGATTAACCGTTCAATAACTGCCGCAGGGATCGGGCGTTTTTCACATGCGCGGAGTATACCCCCGCGTAACTTGTCAATATTGAACATCTCACGGCGGTTGTTGGATTTTATCACAATCAACGGCGGTGTCTCTACGCGTTCATACGTGGTAAACCTGCGGTTACAGGACTTACATGTACGGCGCCGGCGGACTACCGAACTATTATCCAGCGGCCTTGAATCAATCACGATATCGCTATCTACATGACAAAAAGGGCAACGCATAAACTTCCTTTTTTTGGAAACAACTCCCCC
This sequence is a window from Elusimicrobiota bacterium. Protein-coding genes within it:
- a CDS encoding vitamin B12-dependent ribonucleotide reductase, producing the protein MATETKHLLTPNALKVLEKRYLQRDENGKVKETPEELFRRVAHNIAAADELYGESAKQTEEEFYQSIAALEFLPNSPTLMNAGAKLQQLSACFVLPIEDSMESIFETVKNTALIHKSGGGTGFSFSRLRPSGDNVSSTHGVSSGPISFMKVFNAATEAVKQGGTRRGANMGILRVDHPDVMNFIDCKKEELAINNFNISIAITEDFMRQVESDGEYMLVNPNSGKIVKKLKAREVFDKIVQNAWENGEPGVIFLDRINRSNPTPFLGEIESTNPCGEQPLLPYESCNLGSINLQRIITHTRGGKADINWEKLGKLTRIAVHFLDNVIDVNHYPLERIGQMTRTNRKIGLGVMGFADLLFQLEIPYDSDEALETAERVMSYVRTEAEKESQELAKRRGPFPNFSRSVYSSGPVRRNATLTTIAPTGTIGIIAGASSGIEPIFALIYTRANVLDNDELFEINPYFAKALKDAGIYSKELIEKIAKTGSIQNMDEIPMNIRKVYKTAMDITPDAHVRMQAAFQKFTDNAVSKTVNFANSAKKDDIEKVYRLAYKLGCKGVTVYRDGSRDVQVLNVGQKQADIKKGAGKTEDGKTVRKPRLRPKMTHGYTMKMRTGCGNMYVTINEDEHGPCEIFTQLGKSGGC
- the nrdR gene encoding transcriptional regulator NrdR → MRCPFCHVDSDIVIDSRPLDNSSVVRRRRTCKSCNRRFTTYERVETPPLIVIKSNNRREMFNIDKLRGGILRACEKRPIPAAVIERLISEIEYEIGKTYLMEVKSNIIGRKVLDKLRAVDEVAYIRFASVYRNYDTIDEFLDEITKIKQALKLEKVKDKEKEKEKETTAAGK